In the genome of Xiphias gladius isolate SHS-SW01 ecotype Sanya breed wild chromosome 18, ASM1685928v1, whole genome shotgun sequence, the window ataaaaaagtacaatttttggCTGGAGCGCAACAGCACTcactcagtcagctgactgactgagtgatgaagttacaccattggccgGCCACCGAGTGTTGAAGTTTCCCCATTGACTGTTgcgctttcaaaatgaactggcgcaaacagtttccaTTATATcatcagtcactatttcatacttgttccattgtctgacagcagaaacagaaaaacatgtaaatgagaacagctgtgTTGGGAAtccagctgtattaaaatactgtatatgtgagcacagagagtaggagagaagcaaacagataaacagcagaccagccatatactaggttaTGACCTAGTCTATTTCCATCTGAAATTTAGtaaagtagaagtataaagtaacacaaaatggaaatgcttAGTGTAAAGTACcttaaaatgtacttaagtacagtactggttacatttcaccactgcatttttatattaaaatgattaactATCTGTCATCCTTACCCATAAGATGTAATCTTCCTGAGTGAGTGAGTACTCCTGGCCACCCAGGTGGAAGGTGACACTGGGCAACATCTTGACTGTGTCACAGTTGACTTTGTACTGATGaagagcacaaaaaaacaagtgatGACAGGTACTGAAGTTTTATAGATAAACGTTTTTTTGTGGGAAAACATCTTGCGTGTGTAAAAACGTACTCCACTTTCATCCAGCTGTGCTCCGATGGTTTTCatcagcacagacacagaggaggctGGGCCTGTGATGTATGAAGAGCCCGTGTCGATCACAGCTGTGCAGCCTTCTGCACAAAACACCGTCTCCGTtccaacagaaacactgagcaAATGAAAGAAGACTTATTTCTGAATGGGTGCGCccgcgcaaacacacacacacacacacacacacacacacacacacacacacacacacacacacacacacactttatagGGTATAAAGCAAAAATCTTACCCTTTCATCGTAACTTCCCATTTTCCCATCTCTCTCGTGTCCATATAGTTAAAGTTTCCAGTGTAGTAGTTTGGGTCTGTGCCGCCGAGGACCAGCTCTCCACCTGGGGAGTGTTTTGGATCcctgaaaacaataaataaatcatacatTAAACCGACTTTGCTGAGCAAATTCTCAATGTCACTGCTGAATCTGTGAATTTGGTGATTTTCACGAACATCTGCATGCTCCTTTAACTGGAGTTCCTATGACCTCTCATTCTTATGATGCTTCCTAGAGGAAAGGAAAtcatcttttttcaaaaaagcaaaatcaaataaattgaTAAGAATTATGAGAAAAATTAGTAAATagacacatttttctctgttttctcaaaACACCCTCTTGTCTCATCCCAGATCCAGATAAACAGGAGCTCCCAGGATGTtcttgattttttgtttttcctcaccaatgatcttttttttcagcaaaatctatattttcttactaaagacattttattcCTGTTATTTTATCAATCTAAATGAGGTTTTATCATCTGTAGAGGTGATCTCAgacaaaatgacacagaaacTAGAGGAGGTGAGTTGACTCAGTTCAGCCCACCTGCTGTAGTAGACAGAGAACACCTCTTCCTTGAGGACATGCTGAGACATGATGCGGTCAAACACCGGAGTGATGCCATCAATGGCCGAATTGGGGTAACCCATCCCCAGGACTCCATCAAACTTTGCGAAGATGAAGGGCatggcagacagagaggtggCTTCAGCAAACACCTGCACCACAGGAATACCCCCGATCTGCAGGAATAAAACAAGCAGAACGTCAAAATTTGAATACGTAAGAGAAATTTCAAGcatcaatggaaaaaaaaaaaagaactccaTTATTTTACAAGTCGTTGATTTTAAACTCACCACGACCACATCTTCACTCAGAAAACCCCTGACATTTCCAGAGGCGTACTGGATGGAAAATCCGGTTCCATTCTCAACATAAGTCCAGGATTTAGAAGCATCATACCTGTTGTGAGTaactaaaattcaaaattcatttgAGTCCTAAAACAACCATGTATCTGGGGAGCTTTATTGAACAATGTTTCCTCCAACgtctcatttatttaaaaataacatttactttatttatttaaacctgcaataactgatctttggccacttgggggaagcagaaaaaaattgtgaaaacacAATTGCTGTATCATcacttttaagttgatattgcGAACTTGTTGGGAAACAGTTGTTTATTGGTACATCCAGCGGTTAATCATTCACTTGAAGTCGTGTTTCCAGCTACTTGACAAATATAAGTCcaattttcagtctcttttagctctgtttttggtctcttgCAAATTCAGATGACAATTCCCTGTAGGTTCATCTCTacgagcgacccctttcacagtgtcatttgatacattactattataaaaatgtaaattattgcAGCTCTAggtaaatgttattttcctgCTTGTATGTGTGAAAATGGACACTTACAACAGGCGGTGGAGAAAGGTGAGCAGCTTTGCGAGGGCACCCACAGGTTGGCTGAGCCTGTGTCAAACACCACGTTGAACATCTGGGCCGGAGAGCCAATACTGATTTCCCCAAAGTACTGAGTCTATTGggaataaacatgaaaaatgttactttGTGATACAATTTCTGACTTTCAGAAAGTGAATTCTTACGTTggtttgatgttgtttttaatatttctttaaaaacccCTTTTTCTCCATTCAATAAGGCACAGATCTAATTTGAGGGTATGAAATATGACTACGAGGGTATGACTCATACACAAAGGATTGTTTAAAGTGCCAGCTCAAAGGCAACTGGATTTGCTGCTTAACTTTTTGAGATGTTCTGACACTTATCCAAGAGAACTGatgaagcctcttggatgagtgTCCGCTTCAACCTTCAAGGCTAAAGTCTGTTTTTGTATTCAAGGGTAAAACCACAAATCTAGCTGTTTTTTGCTCAGTACAATTAAATTTCCCATCATCTGCTTGACTCAGAATCTTCCCTCTGACTCAGACACATTCATTATAAATTTTGAAAATCTCTTTTAAGTATGCACTATGACGTAAAATACCCAAAAGTGTCTCACATCCAAGTAGTTGGTTAGAGGTGTGGGAACAGTCCCGTTGTTGTGGACTTTGCTCTCCTGGGCCAGCTCAGTCAACACTTGCTCTACAGAAACACCCATCTCCCGCAGTGTCTCTCTGATAGATGGCATCTTCTTCAGGGTGATTCTGGAGACAGATAAGCAAAATAAATCttcaggcaacaaaaacaaaatgaatgcaaagaGGAACAGTTGGCATCATTACTGAAGAAATGCTAAAGAAGTCTGTGAAGTATATTTTTCAtgctatacagtatatctggtAAATATGCCTGTAAATCTTCGCCTTCTAACAATGAACATTTAATACAGACCACTTCAGCTCTCAGCGCCTAgccagaaaaatgaacaaaaacacatgttAAGCCATTGCTGAAAACATTAGCTTTTAGGATGaattaagaaaacacatttgttttcccgtccttatttattttgatgtttgctGTCAGTACTATACTGTAGCTTGTTTTTTCGTGTGTGAATGCAATTAAACCGTAAGTCCGTGCTGGTACCTTTCCATCTTTAAGCAAAGCAGGCAGGCATATAAAGGGATAAGTTTTCTTACCTTCTCAAAGCATGGCTTGTGGTCACTGTCAGTGATAGAGCAACCAAACACATCAGGTAATTCATCAGTAATGCCATGGGGACTTCTCTGATGGCAAGCTAAAAATGCAGGGCAGTGATGAAGGCAGTATAGGCAAATCTGTGAATTGTGAATATTCCTCGTTTATTGAATCTGAGTTGGTGAAAGctgccactctctctctctctgtgctgtctgGTCCCTTGGCTCTTTTTATACCATGTCCTCTTCACCGTGCTCTCACCCGTGGGCCACTGACTCCAGCTGGGAGATTTCCTGGAGGTGACCACTTGAAAACAACCTC includes:
- the ren gene encoding renin, with protein sequence MALLMNYLMCLVALSLTVTTSHALRRITLKKMPSIRETLREMGVSVEQVLTELAQESKVHNNGTVPTPLTNYLDTQYFGEISIGSPAQMFNVVFDTGSANLWVPSQSCSPFSTACFTHNRYDASKSWTYVENGTGFSIQYASGNVRGFLSEDVVVIGGIPVVQVFAEATSLSAMPFIFAKFDGVLGMGYPNSAIDGITPVFDRIMSQHVLKEEVFSVYYSRDPKHSPGGELVLGGTDPNYYTGNFNYMDTREMGKWEVTMKGVSVGTETVFCAEGCTAVIDTGSSYITGPASSVSVLMKTIGAQLDESGYKVNCDTVKMLPSVTFHLGGQEYSLTQEDYILWQSQIEGDVCTVTFRGLDVPPPTGPIWILGANFIARYYTEFDRRNNRIGFATAV